From Acipenser ruthenus chromosome 2, fAciRut3.2 maternal haplotype, whole genome shotgun sequence, a single genomic window includes:
- the lrp2bp gene encoding LRP2-binding protein isoform X2, giving the protein MKPGSKSQPHTVTAVYGKGRTDFDEKSDHADLVKEAERLLRSQAQDGDQEASFLLGQLYFEEGWYEEALQQFEKIKEKDRNALYQLGVMYYDGLGTQADHKKALDYMNKIAECDTPKAQTLKHAALYNLGRAYLEGYSVKHSDAEAERLWLLAADDGNPKASIKAQCALGMFYSRPHTTDLKKAFFWHSEACGNGSLESQGALGVMYLKGHGIRKDTRSAFLCLKEAAERGNVYAQGHLVSYYYNNKLYSRATELARRCLHLGLGVQQNREEAMPLYSKACCLDTDIFAELQDEVIFG; this is encoded by the exons AAATCTCAACCTCACACAGTAACTGCAGTTTATGGCAAAGGAAGGACTGATTTTGACGAGAAGTCAG ACCATGCGGATTTGGTAAAGGAAGCAGAGAGGCTGCTGAGGAGCCAAGCTCAGGATGGAGATCAGGAGGCCTCTTTCCTTCTGGGACAGCTGTACTTTGAAGAA GGCTGGTACGAGGAGGCACTGCAACAGTTTGAAAAAATCAAGGAAAAGGACCGTAATGCTCTGTACCAGCTTGGTGTGATGTATTATGATGGACTAGGCACACAAGCAGACCAC AAAAAGGCATTAGATTATATGAACAAGATTGCCGAATGTGACACCCCAAAAGCGCAAACCCTTAAACATGCTGCTCTATACAACCTGGGCCGAGCATATCTGGAAGGATACAGTGTCAAACACTCTGACGCAGAGGCAGAAAG gtTGTGGCTGTTGGCTGCAGATGATGGAAACCCAAAAGCCAGCATAAAAGCACAGTGTGCCCTGGGAATGTTTTATTCCAGACCACATACAACGGATCTAAAGAag GCATTCTTCTGGCATTCTGAAGCCTGTGGCAACGGAAGTCTCGAGTCCCAGGGTGCACTGGGTGTCATGTACCTCAAAGGACATGGCATTCGCAAGGATACTCGCTCTGCATTCCTGTGCTTGAAAGAAGCCGCAGAGCGAGGGAATGTCTATGCTCAGGGTCATCTGGTGTCCTATTACTACAACAACAAGCTATACTCCAGAGCAACTGAGCTTGCCAGAAG GTGTCTGCATCTGGGCTTGGGTGTACAGCAGAACAGGGAGGAAGCCATGCCGTTGTACTCAAAG GCATGTTGTCTTGACACGGATATTTTTGCTGAGCTGCAAGATGAAGTTATCTTTGGATAG
- the lrp2bp gene encoding LRP2-binding protein isoform X1, with the protein MKPGSKSQPHTVTAVYGKGRTDFDEKSDHADLVKEAERLLRSQAQDGDQEASFLLGQLYFEEGWYEEALQQFEKIKEKDRNALYQLGVMYYDGLGTQADHKKALDYMNKIAECDTPKAQTLKHAALYNLGRAYLEGYSVKHSDAEAERLWLLAADDGNPKASIKAQCALGMFYSRPHTTDLKKAFFWHSEACGNGSLESQGALGVMYLKGHGIRKDTRSAFLCLKEAAERGNVYAQGHLVSYYYNNKLYSRATELARRISKYDDIPAIARTTDCLPHYITQGIAIALFYYARCLHLGLGVQQNREEAMPLYSKACCLDTDIFAELQDEVIFG; encoded by the exons AAATCTCAACCTCACACAGTAACTGCAGTTTATGGCAAAGGAAGGACTGATTTTGACGAGAAGTCAG ACCATGCGGATTTGGTAAAGGAAGCAGAGAGGCTGCTGAGGAGCCAAGCTCAGGATGGAGATCAGGAGGCCTCTTTCCTTCTGGGACAGCTGTACTTTGAAGAA GGCTGGTACGAGGAGGCACTGCAACAGTTTGAAAAAATCAAGGAAAAGGACCGTAATGCTCTGTACCAGCTTGGTGTGATGTATTATGATGGACTAGGCACACAAGCAGACCAC AAAAAGGCATTAGATTATATGAACAAGATTGCCGAATGTGACACCCCAAAAGCGCAAACCCTTAAACATGCTGCTCTATACAACCTGGGCCGAGCATATCTGGAAGGATACAGTGTCAAACACTCTGACGCAGAGGCAGAAAG gtTGTGGCTGTTGGCTGCAGATGATGGAAACCCAAAAGCCAGCATAAAAGCACAGTGTGCCCTGGGAATGTTTTATTCCAGACCACATACAACGGATCTAAAGAag GCATTCTTCTGGCATTCTGAAGCCTGTGGCAACGGAAGTCTCGAGTCCCAGGGTGCACTGGGTGTCATGTACCTCAAAGGACATGGCATTCGCAAGGATACTCGCTCTGCATTCCTGTGCTTGAAAGAAGCCGCAGAGCGAGGGAATGTCTATGCTCAGGGTCATCTGGTGTCCTATTACTACAACAACAAGCTATACTCCAGAGCAACTGAGCTTGCCAGAAG gATTTCAAAATATGATGACATTCCAGCAATAGCAAGGACCACAGATTGTCTGCCACACTACATAACACAAGGGATTGCCATTGCACTTTTCTACTATGCCAGGTGTCTGCATCTGGGCTTGGGTGTACAGCAGAACAGGGAGGAAGCCATGCCGTTGTACTCAAAG GCATGTTGTCTTGACACGGATATTTTTGCTGAGCTGCAAGATGAAGTTATCTTTGGATAG
- the lrp2bp gene encoding LRP2-binding protein isoform X3: MYYDGLGTQADHKKALDYMNKIAECDTPKAQTLKHAALYNLGRAYLEGYSVKHSDAEAERLWLLAADDGNPKASIKAQCALGMFYSRPHTTDLKKAFFWHSEACGNGSLESQGALGVMYLKGHGIRKDTRSAFLCLKEAAERGNVYAQGHLVSYYYNNKLYSRATELARRISKYDDIPAIARTTDCLPHYITQGIAIALFYYARCLHLGLGVQQNREEAMPLYSKACCLDTDIFAELQDEVIFG; the protein is encoded by the exons ATGTATTATGATGGACTAGGCACACAAGCAGACCAC AAAAAGGCATTAGATTATATGAACAAGATTGCCGAATGTGACACCCCAAAAGCGCAAACCCTTAAACATGCTGCTCTATACAACCTGGGCCGAGCATATCTGGAAGGATACAGTGTCAAACACTCTGACGCAGAGGCAGAAAG gtTGTGGCTGTTGGCTGCAGATGATGGAAACCCAAAAGCCAGCATAAAAGCACAGTGTGCCCTGGGAATGTTTTATTCCAGACCACATACAACGGATCTAAAGAag GCATTCTTCTGGCATTCTGAAGCCTGTGGCAACGGAAGTCTCGAGTCCCAGGGTGCACTGGGTGTCATGTACCTCAAAGGACATGGCATTCGCAAGGATACTCGCTCTGCATTCCTGTGCTTGAAAGAAGCCGCAGAGCGAGGGAATGTCTATGCTCAGGGTCATCTGGTGTCCTATTACTACAACAACAAGCTATACTCCAGAGCAACTGAGCTTGCCAGAAG gATTTCAAAATATGATGACATTCCAGCAATAGCAAGGACCACAGATTGTCTGCCACACTACATAACACAAGGGATTGCCATTGCACTTTTCTACTATGCCAGGTGTCTGCATCTGGGCTTGGGTGTACAGCAGAACAGGGAGGAAGCCATGCCGTTGTACTCAAAG GCATGTTGTCTTGACACGGATATTTTTGCTGAGCTGCAAGATGAAGTTATCTTTGGATAG